The DNA region GGCCGGGATGCCCAGGTTCAGCAGGTTGCGGTAGTGGATGCGCGCGAAACTGGGCGCCACGATCCCCCCGATCCGCAGTTTCTTCAGCGCCTGCGGGGCGTACTCGCGGCTGCTGCCCAGGCCCCAGTTCCGCCCGCCGATCAGCACGTCCCCGGGCTGCACCGCCGCGGCGAACTCCGGGCGGATGTAATGGAACGCGAAGGTCTGGAACACGTCCTCACCGGCCATGAACGGCGCGAACTTGCCGGGCAGGATGTCATCCGTGTTCACGCTGTCACCGAATTTCCAGATTCTGGGCATGCTTACTGGCCTCCTTGAACTTGGTGGGGAGTGCGGGGCAGCACCAGACAGCCGAACGACCCGGGCCAGGACAGGAACGCCCGCACGGCCTCGGCCTCCTGCGCCGTGCAGCCGAGCAGCACCTTGAGTTCCGCGTCCCGCTTGCGGGCGTCCACGGTGGCGACCACGCCGGTCACGTCATGACGGCCAGACGTCCCGCGGAACACGTCGATGTCCGCGCTGTCCCCGGAGCGGGTGTGGCGCAGGGCGCCGTAATCCAGGGGGTAGAGCGACCCGGGGAAGCGCGGGTGGGGCGTTCCGGCGGGCCGTTCGATCACCACCTCAGCCTCCCTGACCAGGGTGTCCAGCACGGTCCAGAAGTGGGGGTCGGTGCTCATGCGGGCGCCCTGGTCAGGTCCTGCGGCAGGGCAATGCGGCCCATCACGGCGGTGGCGGCGGCCACGGCCGGGGACGCGAGGTAGATCTTCGCGTCCTTGTCGCCCATCCGGCCGATGAAATTGCGGTTCGAGGTGCTCACGCACACCTCCCCGGGCGCCAGGACGCCCTGGTGCCGGCCCATGCACGGCCCGCAGCCGGGCGTCCCCAGCACCGCCCCGGCACGTTGCAGGGTGAGCAGCGTGCCGTCGGTCAGCGCCTCTTCCAGCACCTGACTGCTGGCCGGGATCACCAGCAGGCGGGTGCCCGGGGCGACCTGCCGGCCGCGCAGCACGTCGGCCGCGGCGTGCAGGTCCTCGATGCGGCCGTTCGTGCAGGTGCCGATGAACACCTGGTCCACCTTCAGGCCCCGCAGCTCGGCCACGTCGTGCACGTTGTCCACCTCGCTGGGCGCACTCATGCGGGGGTTCAGGGCCGACAGGTCGATGTGGATTTCCTGCACGTACGCGGCGCCCGCGTCCGGGTACACCCAGTCCGGGATGTCGTACCCGTACTCCGTCAGGATCTCGCCGCCGGGTACGACCAGCCCGACCTTCGCGCCGGCCTCCACGCACAGGTTCGCCAGGGTCATGCGTTCGCCCCGGGTGAAGCGGTCGCCGGCGTGCATCTCGATGCTCTGGTAGGTGGCGCCGTCCGCGCCGAGGCGGCGGATCATTTCCAGGGCAGCGTCCTTGGCAGTCACGCCGGGTTGCAGCTCGCCCGTGAAGATGACCTTGACGCTCTCCGGGACGCGCAGCCACGTCTTGCCGCTGGCGGCTGCCAGGGCGATGTCGGTGGCGCCCATGCCGGTGCCGAAGGCGGCCACGGCGCCGTAGGTGGTGCTGTGGCTGTCGCTGCCCAGCACGATCCAGCCGGGCCGGGCGAGGCCTTCTTCCATCAGGACCTGGTGGCAGATGCCGCGCCCCACGTCGAAGAGGCGCACGCCGGTCGCGGCGGCGTACTCGCGGGCTTCCTTCTGCGCCTGCGCGACGGACACGGTGCTGGCCGGGGCGACGTGGTCGATGACGATGCTGACGCGCTCCGGGTGTTTCGGGAGGGCGCCGAGGTCACGCTGCATGCGTTCGATGAAGCTCTGGGCGATGGAGTCCACGACCATCACCTGGTCGACGTCCACCACGGCGAGGTCCCCGGCGTACACGGCCTGGCCGCTGCGCCTGGAGAGGATCTTCTCCGCCATGGTCTGCGGGCGGGAGGCTTGGGAGGTCATGCCTGTCATTCTGAAGGAAATCCAGGCGAAGCGCTATCCGCTTGCCTGGATTCAGGAGAAATGGCTATTCGAATGAAAGGCAGCCGTGTGTCGATTCGCCAGTGACGATCAGACCGCGAGGCCCTGCGCGTGCGCACTCACGTCCCGGCTCTCGTACTGCCCGGGCGGCAGGCCGATGCTGGGCGTGTTCGTCTCGAAGGTGTCGCTCCAGCCGACCTCGGCCAGCGCCTTTTTCCACGCGCCGATGCTCTCGTTGCGGTAGATGCGGTAGGCGGCCATGCCGACCTCCGCGCCGCCGCGCGCGATCACGCTCTCCACCCAGGCCCACTTCGCGGACACGTTGCGGAGTTCGGCCGTGGTGCGCAGTTCCTTCTGGATGCGCTTCAGGCGGCTCTCGATGGTCTGCACGCCCGCGAAGGGGTCCGCGAAGTGCGGGGTGTGGCG from Deinococcus ficus includes:
- a CDS encoding homoaconitate hydratase (catalyzes the formation of homoisocitrate from cis-homoaconitate), which translates into the protein MPRIWKFGDSVNTDDILPGKFAPFMAGEDVFQTFAFHYIRPEFAAAVQPGDVLIGGRNWGLGSSREYAPQALKKLRIGGIVAPSFARIHYRNLLNLGIPAFAYDLTGVLEDGAEVSLDAASGELRHAGGVIQLPPPPEFLREALAAGSILEFFKQHGRFPGEKPAGE
- a CDS encoding 3-isopropylmalate dehydratase large subunit; amino-acid sequence: MTGMTSQASRPQTMAEKILSRRSGQAVYAGDLAVVDVDQVMVVDSIAQSFIERMQRDLGALPKHPERVSIVIDHVAPASTVSVAQAQKEAREYAAATGVRLFDVGRGICHQVLMEEGLARPGWIVLGSDSHSTTYGAVAAFGTGMGATDIALAAASGKTWLRVPESVKVIFTGELQPGVTAKDAALEMIRRLGADGATYQSIEMHAGDRFTRGERMTLANLCVEAGAKVGLVVPGGEILTEYGYDIPDWVYPDAGAAYVQEIHIDLSALNPRMSAPSEVDNVHDVAELRGLKVDQVFIGTCTNGRIEDLHAAADVLRGRQVAPGTRLLVIPASSQVLEEALTDGTLLTLQRAGAVLGTPGCGPCMGRHQGVLAPGEVCVSTSNRNFIGRMGDKDAKIYLASPAVAAATAVMGRIALPQDLTRAPA